A window of the Canis lupus baileyi chromosome 8, mCanLup2.hap1, whole genome shotgun sequence genome harbors these coding sequences:
- the COX19 gene encoding cytochrome c oxidase assembly protein COX19, producing MSTAMNFGSKTFQPRPPDKGSFPLDHFGECKSFKEKFMKCLRDSKFENALCRKESKAYLECRMERQLMAQEPLEKLGFGDLTDGKPKAETNS from the exons ATGTCGACGGCTATGAACTTTGGGTCCAAGACTTTCCAGCCCCGGCCCCCGGACAAGGGCAGCTTCCCGCTGGATCACTTCG GTGAATGCAAAAGCTTCAAGGAGAAGTTTATGAAGTGTCTCCGTGACAGCAAATTTGAAAATGCTTTGTGCAGAAAGGAATCAAAGGCCTATTTAGAATGCAGGATGGAGAGGCAA CTGATGGCCCAAGAACCACTGGAAAAACTGGGATTTGGAGATTTGACCGATGGAAAACCAAAGGCAGAAACCAACTCTTGA